TTTTGGTTAGGAAAGCAATATAGTGAACGGATAAGCAACAATCTTTCAGATCAGGAAAAAGAAACTAAATACAAAATATTTGCAGAACAAAAACAAAAAGAATTTGAAAAAACTGACTTTAGCAAATTCAAGTATTTAGAAATAATGGGAAATACTGAAGATCATGATGAATTTAATAAAGCCATTTCAAATTTAGGAATGATCAATGGGAATGATCAGATAATTTTTAAAGCTCAAAATGAGCCTTTTGAAAATAGAAATGGTAAAAAGTTAGAATGGATTTTTGGTTCACTGGGAATTGGAATCTTAGTGTACTTTGTACTTTTATTATTTTCTAAGTTTGATAAAAGGCGATTGGAAGATTTTAAAAGCGGGAGGACTGAAAAAGATACAGATCTGAAAGAAATATTTGAATTTTTCATCCCCAAAAAAGATTTTTTTATTACCCCAATAATTATTAACCTGAATGTACTCGTTTTTATTGCAATGGTTATTGCTGGTTTTGGCCTTATATCTTTCAAAGGAGATGATTTATTAAGCTGGGGAGCTAATTACAGACCAGTCACGACTGACGGCCAATGGTGGAGGCTTGTGACAAATACTTTTATGCATGGTGGGCTTATGCACATTTCAGCCAATATATTTGGGCTTTTATTTGTAGGTGTTTTCCTTGAACCGCTTTTGGGAAAGACCAGATATTTACTTGTTTATTTGATAACAGGGATATTAGCAAGTGCTACCAGTATATGGTGGTATCCTGCTACAGTAAGTATTGGAGCTTCGGGTGCAATTTTTGGACTTTATGGTTTCTTTCTAGCAGCGTTATTACTTAAAGTATTCCCACCTGATTTTGGAAAAGCATTTTTGTTAAGCACACTTGTTTTTGTTGGCTTTAATTTACTTATGGGTCTTACTGGTGGTGTTGATAATGCTGCCCATATTGGAGGCCTCTTAATTGGATTTATCATTGGAATTGTAATGTCAAGACAGCTTAAATTAAAAATTGATATGCAGAACGAAGAGTAGTGAAAATGGCGTTCCTTGTTTAACATCCATGGACACCGTAGAAGCTATCCTGAAAGTAATTGAAAGCATGAGTTTCAAAATGGAGACGATGTAATTTCGGATTCAGATAATATAATTTTAAACCCCGCGAGTTTTCTTACGGGGTTTTTGTTTTTAATGAGATAAAAAATACTTGTCCGTTTTTCGGTTGTACTATGAATGGTGTCAATTTAAATTTGTAAAAAAAGAAAATGAATAATTTTAAATTTGAAGCATTAAATCATTTAGATTTTGAATATTTAAATGATTTATCAGAAGCTGAACTGGCAGAGAATACTATTAAAAAGATGAAAGTAGACCAATTCCCGGGTTTTCCTTGCAGAACCACTTTGGAAGATGCCAGGATCGGTGAAACGGTTTTTCTCCTCAACTATGATTTTCATGATGTCAGTTCTCCGTATCGGACCGGCGGGCCGGTTTTTGTACGGGCCAATCAATTAACAAAAACATATGCACAAAACAAAATTCCTGTAATGTTCAATCATAGACTGTTATCAATTCGGGGGTACAGTAAAGAGGCAATGATGATTTTTGCTGAGGTTTCTGAAGGTCAGTTTTTAAAAGACAGACTTTTGCAAATTCTGGAAAATCCAGAGATTGAATATCTACATTTGCATAATGCAAAACCGGGATGTTTTAATTGTACGGTAAAAAGAATATAAAATACTTGTCCGTTTTTCGGTTGCATAAAACTAAGATCACCAGTACTTTTGATAAAAAAATAAAATGACAGCAATTCAGCAATTCAGAGAACTGCATCAGCAGAATAATCCATTATTAATAGGAAATGTTTGGGATGTTCAGAGTGCAAAGGTGTATGAAAAATTAGGTTATCAGGCAGTAGCCACTTCAAGCTCGGCCGTGGCCTTTACCCTGGGATATGAAGATGGGGAGAACATGAGCTTTGATGAATATTTTTATATCATTGAAAGAATTTTAAAATCCATATCCATTCCATTGTCCGTAGACCTGGAGGGAGGTTATGGGAAAACTGCAGATGAAATTGTTTTAAACATTTCCAGACTGGCAAAGGCAGGCGTAGTTGGAATCAATATCGAAGACAGTGTTATCATTGACGGAACCAGAAAACTATTGAGTACGCATGATTTCCATGAAAAATTAAATGCAGTTATTCTCAAACTTAAAGAGCAGGATATTGAAATTTTTGTCAATGTAAGAATAGATCCGTTTCTATTAGGCGTAGAAAATGCCACAGAAGAAACCATCCAAAGGATAAAAATCATTGAAAAAGCAGAAGCGGACGGAATTTTTGTTCCCTGCATTACTGATGTACAAGACATTGAATGCGTTATAAATGGCTCAAAGCTTCCCTTCAGTGTCATGTGTATGCCCGAACTTCCGGATTTTAAAACCCTTAAAAGGTTAGGCGTTAAAAGAATTTCATCAGGAAATTTCTTAAATGGCTATATTTATGGGCAATTGGAAACCGCATTAAAAGCCATTGGGGAGGCCGAAAGTTTTTCTCCAATTTTTAAAATATAATGAAACTTACAGAAGAAAGAATGTACCAGGCATCTTTAGAAAAAGATTCCTTATTTGAAGGCATCTACTGGATGGCTGTAAAAACGACAGGTATATTCTGCCGGCCCACCTGTACTGCCCGGAAACCAAAGAGAGAAAATGTAGAATTCTTTATCAATACAGAAAAAGCCATAGAAAACGGCTACAGACCTTGTAAAATATGCCGGCCGCTTGAAAAACTGAATGAAACACCCCGCTATATCCAGAATCTTTTGGATGAGCTGCAACAGAATGAATCATTAAAGATCAAAGATGCAGACCTTCTGAAAAAGAATATTGAACCGGTGACCATCAGACGCTGGTTCCTAAAGAATCATGGGATGACATTCCAGGCTTTTCAAAGACAATTCAGAATGAATAAAGCATTTAAGAAAATAAAAAACGGTGAAAATATCATAGAAGTGGCACTGGAATCAGGCTACGAAAGTTTAAGCGGCTTCAATGAGCGGTTTAAAGATATCATTGGGACTACCCCTAACAATACCGGCCATCAGAAAATTATTGACCTGAAAAGAATAGAAACCCCATTAGGCCCGATGTTTGCCTGTGCATGTGAAGAAGGAATCTGCCTGCTTGAATTTACAGACCGGAAAAATATAGACCTGCAACTTACCCGGCTTTCAAAAGCGATGAGTGCAGAAATCGTCCAGGGAGAAAATAAACACTTCAAACAGTTGGAAGAAGAACTGAATGAGTACTTTGAGCGAAAAAGGACAAGGTTTGAGGTACCTCTTTATATTATCGGAACTGATTTTCAGAAGAAAGTCTGGAAGCTTTTAACGGAAATACCCAAAGGAGAAACCCGTACCTACAAACAACAATCTGAATTTTTGGGCAACCCAAAAGCCGTACGTGCTGTAGGAACAGCTAATGGAATCAATAAAATCGCCATCATCATTCCCTGTCACAGGGTAATAGGCTCAGATGGTGAACTGGTGGGCTATGCCGGAGGAATATGGAGAAAACAAAAGCTTCTGGAATTGGAAGGGGCCATTTTGTTTTAAATCACTTCCGCCAACTTATTGTTTTTGACGAAGATTAAATTTAAATAGATAATTTTAGTTGATCTTGTAATAAGGGGCTGAAAAATACTTGCTCGGCTTGATATACGCTGTTTTTCTGTCCGCATCAAAGATCCAGTTGAATCTTCGCAAGAGATCAGCACCAAAATAATTAACCGTTTGTTTTTTCAGGTCACCAACAAAAAAACCTGCTGAAACATCTTTTAGAACACTATTTCCTACTTTCAAAAAGGGGAGTATACCCTGTTTGGTGATGATACTTTTCCCGCTGGAGTTTTTTAATGTTTTTTCTCCCGTGATCTTTAGTTTTTTGTCCAGTTCTTTTTCGGCTGTAAAATCATTACTATACAGCAACCCTCCTGAATATCCGGATTGAAGTAAAAAGTAGGCTTCCTGTTGTTTATCCCCATCAATAACGTTGTCGGCTGCAATATAAAAAGCCTCCTGATCATACAGCGTAGCAATTGGCTGATAGTCATTTACATCAGGTTTTTGATCATAAATAATAAACTGACTGTTATCATAATCAATTTTAAATGCTTTGCCTCCAAAAAGAATGGTTCCGATCTTTCCGTCAGCTTCGTGACCAGCCAGTTGGTTGTCGGAAAAGCGGATATTATTCAGGGTTAATTTTCCAATCTGTACCGTATTATTCTCACTGATTTCCTCTTTATTGAAAACAATATGATCTGCTTTGCGCTGTCTTTCCGGGGAAATAGAAGCATCTTCCATTGCGATCTGAAACATCAGATCCAGAGAATCCTTTTTATTGACCAGTGTCTTTACAATGATATTGTTGTGCTTAGTGATTCTGAAAGGGATCGTCTGCTGTGCGTGTATGCTGAAAAGACCTGCAGACAAAAGGATAACAAAGCTTATTTTTTTTAACATGATCAAGTGATTGGTGATTAAAATCTGGAATTTTAAAATTACCTATTATCTTTGGAATAGCAAACACTAAAGTCATATGATTCAAGAACTGCTTAACAGTGGCCTTCATTGGGAAAAAAAGGAATTCAAAAGAAATGAATTTCTAAAGATTTCAGGAAGTACAGATACAGATATTTATTTTGTTGAAAATGGCAGCGTCAGGATCTTTATGATGGATGAAAATGAAGAACGGATCATCCGTTTCGGATATACAGGAAATATTATTGTTTCCCTGGATTCATTTTTGTCAGGGAAACCATCCTGTTTTTATATTCAGGCGATCAAAAAAACAAGCGTAAGGATAGCTTCTAAAAGAGATTTTTACGAATTTATTCATTCAAGTGATGAGAATCTTAAGTTTTGGAACAGTATTCTGGAAGATCTTGTTTTGCAGCAGCTCGAAAGAGAGAAAGACCTGCTGACCAGCTTGCCTAGGGAACGTTTTGAAAGAGTATTAAAAAGAAGTCCGAAGCTGTTTCAGGAAATCCCCAATAAATATATTGCCAATTATCTCAGAATGTCCCCGGAAACTTTGTCCAGGCTAAAAAAATCTTGAGTTCAGTCAAGATTTATGAAAAAAACGATCCCGAAATTTGTATAAAAATCATCAATGAAAATTTCTACATCACAATTATTGAATGAATTAAGAACAATGACTCAGGATCATATGCAGTATGCAGAAAAACTTTTGGGGCAGCCGGATGAAAAACTGAATTCCAGAGTTTCCAATGACAGTTGGAGCATATTGGAATGCCTTGAACATCTCAACCGTTATGGAAACTTTTATATTCCTGAAATTAATAAAAGAATTTCTTCTTCACAAACTTCTTCCACGCCTGTTTTTGAAACCGGAAATTTAGGGAATTACTTTGCTAAATCTATGCTTCCCAAGGAAAAAATGAACAAAATGAAAACTTTCAAAAACATGGATCCAATCAATAGTCAGCTCGATAAAAATGTAGTGAAAGAATTTATAAAACAGCAGAACCAGTTAATAGAATTACTTCAGAGAGCAGATCAGATCAATCTTAATAAAGTCAAAACCAGTATCAGTATTTCAAAATCAATAAAGCTCAGGCTGGGCGATACTTTCCGTTTTGTGATTTATCATAATAAAAGACACCTTCAACAGGCCGAAAGAGTTTTAATAAACCTTTAATTTTTGAATTCACCAACCGTAAGAATTTTGAAAACAGTTCATCTCTGTGTCAAAAGGCAAATGATATTGATAAAATCACTATTCTGATCCTCTGTCGCCGTGTAATTGATTCAAACGAAGATTTGTCAGGCTATGCGGAGGAATCTGGAAAAGCAAAAATTATTGGGATTGGAGAAGGCTATTTTATTTTGATTTTTGTAAATTTAGGCAAAAATTTACACGTGAAAAAGTTAGTATTAGCACTTTGCATATCAGCTTCGGCTTTAAGTTTTGCTCAGGATTATTCAGTACCGGCAGCAAGTCCGCGCCAGAAGGTAGAGCAGCAGTTTTCAATGTCCAAAATCAGTATTGATTATGGAAGACCGGGAGTGAAAGGACGTAAAATTTTCGGAGAACTTGTTCCTTACGGCCAGGTTTGGAGAGCAGGCGCCAACTCATCCACCAAAATTACATTCGGACAGTCTGTGAATTTCGGAGGGAAAATGGTTCCGGCAGGAACTTACGGGTTGTTTATCGTTCCTACAGAAAAAGAATGGAAAGTGATTTTAAATAAAGATTTCCAGCAGTGGGGAGCGTATACTTATGATCCTAAACAGGATGTGGTAGATGTTACTGTACCTGTAAACAAACTGGCTGACAAGCAGGAATGGTTTGAAATTACATTGAATCCTACAGATGAAAACTCAGGAAACTTAGTCATCAAATGGGATACGGCTCAGGCAGAAGTTGCTTTGAAACCTGCAAAACCGGATGCCGTGATCAAAATTTCAGATAAGCTTAAAGAAATTAAGAAAATAGAATCAGACGCTGCAAAAACAAAAAGTTAAGCATGAAATTTTCAATACAAACTGTTTTAGAAAATCAGGAATATCAACTAATCCCCTTACAGCAAGGGGATTTTGAATCTTTATATGAAGTAGCTTCCGATCCTAAAGTTTGGGAACAGCACCCAAATCCGGACCGTTATAAAAGAGAAGTCTTTGAATCCTTTTTTAAGGGCGCTATGGAAAGCGAAGGAGCATTTAAGATTATTGAAAAATCTTCAGGTGATGTTTTAGGCAGTACCCGTTTTTATAACTTTGATGAAGAGGAAAACCGTATTTTCATAGGCTACACCTTCTATGGAATAAAATCCTGGGGTAAAGGAATTAATCCACAGATTAAGAAAATAATGCTCGATTATATTTTCCAGTTTGTAGATAAAGTACATTTTCATATTGGTAAAGAGAACTTTCGTTCACAGACTGCCTTACAAAGAATTGGCGGAAAGAAGATTGCAGAAGAGGAAGTTGCTTATTTTGCAGAGCCTACCAGAACCAATTTTGTGTATGAGATAAAAAAAGAGGACCATTATGAAAAAGTATAAAATCCAGAAATCACCATTCGTTGTTCCTACCACAGACGGGAAGCTGATTGAGGAGCATTGGGGAAATTCTACCGGAAATTCCAATATTTCTATTGCCCATATGGTAGCCCCTCCAAACTGGAGCGAGCCTCATCAGACTCCTGAATTTGATGAATTTACCCTCATTATCTCAGGGAAAAAGCAGTTCGAGATCGATGGTGAAATTATCATTCTGGAAAAAGGACAGAGCATCCTTATAGAAAAAGGAGCAAGAGTACGTTACAGCAACCCGTTCTCAGAACCCTGCGACTATATCGCAATTTGCCTTCCTGCATGTTCTATGGATCTGGTGAACAGGGAAGAATAGAAAGACAATTAAATATGGCTACACAGATTTGTCCAAAATGTAAAAAAGATTCTTTTTCCTGGCATATTGATGATGAACGTTCAGGGCTTACAGACTGGAGTTGTTACCGTTGCGGATATCAGGCTAAGGAAAATGAAAAGGATGAATCTTTTTGTGACAATTGTAGTAAAAAGATGAGAAGCAGATTAAAAGATATTGAAACAGAATATTGGTGGTGCTCTGGCTGTAATAAAATCACTCAAGAATAAAGATAACCTCAATGATGAGGTTATTTTTTCATTTTTATATAAAAATTATTTGTAAGTTCGCCGCTTTGAAAAATTAATATATGAAAAACAAATTATCTATTGTACTATGGTTAGGGATTACCCTTTCTACAACTTCATGCGCAACCATTTTTACCGGGACTAAAGATTCCATATCTTTTACTTCGACTCCGGAAGGTGCCAAAGTATTCCATAAAGGAGTTGAAAAATGTGTGACACCGTGTACCGCTGAAATTTCAAGAGGATTAAGCAAACAAACGGTTACATTTGAAAAAGAGGGTTTTGCTGATAAAGAAGTGAAGTTGACAAAAACTTTTAATCCTGTAACATTAGTAAATATTCTTCTTGGTGGAGCTATAGGTGTCGGAATTGATGCTGCAACAGGCTCTCTGACTAAATATTCTCCGAAAGCATATACCGTTGAATTGGAAGCAAAATAATTTCTTTCCGGAATAATTAATAAAAGCTTCGACTTCGTTCAGCATGACAATTAAAAATATATGTATGATTGTTATGCTGAAGGAAGTCGAAGCTTCTTTTTTAATATGCAGAAATTTTATATAGAAATATGATTCAATTATTTCAAAATTTCTTTCAGAAACATCAGCGTATAATTCCAGGCTCTTTTAGCCATTACTTCATTGTAATCAGGTGATTTCGGATCGGTGAATGTATGTTTTGAATGAGCATACGTAATGATTTGCCAGTCTGCATTGCCTTCATTCATTTCCTTGATCAGGTTATTATAATCTTCCGGAGTTACTCCCTGATCATCCGCAGGATTTTCAACCAATATCTTTGTGGAAATAGGTCCATTTTTTCTCGTCTGATCTTTTCCGATACTCCCATGAATGGAAACTACTCCCACTACAGGAAGACTTCCTCTTGCAGATTCCAAAGCACCCGTACCACCGAAGCAATATCCGATCACAGCAATTTTATTGGAAACAGCCCCGTTTTTCTTCAGCTGTTCCAGAGCCAGAGAAATACGTTTCTGGTAGGCATCATAATTCTGCTTATAATATCCTGCCGTTTTACCTGCAGAAGCATTGTCTGTGGGAATATTTCCTTCCCCGTAAATGTCGGCAATGAAAGCAATATATCCCTGCTTTTCAAGTTCGGCAGCTGCAGTTTTAGCTTCATCGTCTATTCCTTTCCAGGCAGGAAGGATCAGAACTCCCGGAAGTTTTTTCCCTGCATTGGAGGTTACCAGTCCATTGAGTTTCTGTGAACCATCCTGGTAAGCAATTGGTTTGAGCTTTTGGCTGAAAAGTGTTCCTGTAGTCATGATGCATGCGGTTAATAAAATAGTGCGTATCATAGTTGTAATTTTAATAGTATAAAATGATGGTCATTATTATGGTCATTCGGAGAAGCAAATGACGAAGCAATCTGCCCATCCATTATAAAGTCAACTTATTGTTCATAAAAAATTCTCATCTAAATTAATGAAAATAAATTATGATGAGAATTAATAGCAGGTAGGAAATCAAATATTGCTTAGAATTTTACTCCCAAGATAGCCAATTCCTGTTCCAGATTCGTATCAGGATTCACCTTAATTGTACTGAACCCCAATGAATGAGCCATTTCGATATTTTTAGGATTATCATCAATGAAAACGGATTCGCTTGCATTGATATCATATCTGTCCATCAAAACATGCCATATTTTTGGATCAGGCTTAATCAGCTTTTCTGTTCCTGAAACTACGATCTTTCCATCAAAAATCTGAAAGAAATCATAATTTTCAAGGGCATAAGGAAACGTTTCCTCCGACCAGTTGGTCAACCCGAATAAATGATAATCCGTATTTTCCAAACGTCTTAAGACCTCTACATTCTCCGGGATATCACTTTTCAGCATTATCGTCCAGTTGTCATAATAAGCTCTGAGTTCCTTCTCCCACTCCGGAAACTTTTTCACCTGAATATCCGTTCCCTCAGATAAAAGTCTTCCGCGGTCCTGTTCTTCATTCCATTCAGACTGGGCGATGTGCTCCAGAAAGTATTCCATTTTTTCATCATCATTGAAATAATCTTTGAAAAAATATCTTGGATTCCAATCCACTAAAACCCCTCCGAAATCGAAGATAATGTTCTTAATTTCCATATATGTTTTTAAGCTTTTTAATTTTATTTAACCACAAAAGTCGCAAAATTTTTAATTTTAAACACTTTAAAGCACTTTATTACTTTCCAATATTTAAACTTACAATAA
The Chryseobacterium sp. W4I1 DNA segment above includes these coding regions:
- a CDS encoding rhomboid family intramembrane serine protease, with the protein product MVIAGFGLISFKGDDLLSWGANYRPVTTDGQWWRLVTNTFMHGGLMHISANIFGLLFVGVFLEPLLGKTRYLLVYLITGILASATSIWWYPATVSIGASGAIFGLYGFFLAALLLKVFPPDFGKAFLLSTLVFVGFNLLMGLTGGVDNAAHIGGLLIGFIIGIVMSRQLKLKIDMQNEE
- a CDS encoding DUF1203 domain-containing protein, giving the protein MNNFKFEALNHLDFEYLNDLSEAELAENTIKKMKVDQFPGFPCRTTLEDARIGETVFLLNYDFHDVSSPYRTGGPVFVRANQLTKTYAQNKIPVMFNHRLLSIRGYSKEAMMIFAEVSEGQFLKDRLLQILENPEIEYLHLHNAKPGCFNCTVKRI
- a CDS encoding isocitrate lyase/phosphoenolpyruvate mutase family protein, producing MTAIQQFRELHQQNNPLLIGNVWDVQSAKVYEKLGYQAVATSSSAVAFTLGYEDGENMSFDEYFYIIERILKSISIPLSVDLEGGYGKTADEIVLNISRLAKAGVVGINIEDSVIIDGTRKLLSTHDFHEKLNAVILKLKEQDIEIFVNVRIDPFLLGVENATEETIQRIKIIEKAEADGIFVPCITDVQDIECVINGSKLPFSVMCMPELPDFKTLKRLGVKRISSGNFLNGYIYGQLETALKAIGEAESFSPIFKI
- a CDS encoding bifunctional transcriptional activator/DNA repair enzyme AdaA, with amino-acid sequence MKLTEERMYQASLEKDSLFEGIYWMAVKTTGIFCRPTCTARKPKRENVEFFINTEKAIENGYRPCKICRPLEKLNETPRYIQNLLDELQQNESLKIKDADLLKKNIEPVTIRRWFLKNHGMTFQAFQRQFRMNKAFKKIKNGENIIEVALESGYESLSGFNERFKDIIGTTPNNTGHQKIIDLKRIETPLGPMFACACEEGICLLEFTDRKNIDLQLTRLSKAMSAEIVQGENKHFKQLEEELNEYFERKRTRFEVPLYIIGTDFQKKVWKLLTEIPKGETRTYKQQSEFLGNPKAVRAVGTANGINKIAIIIPCHRVIGSDGELVGYAGGIWRKQKLLELEGAILF
- a CDS encoding Crp/Fnr family transcriptional regulator, with the translated sequence MIQELLNSGLHWEKKEFKRNEFLKISGSTDTDIYFVENGSVRIFMMDENEERIIRFGYTGNIIVSLDSFLSGKPSCFYIQAIKKTSVRIASKRDFYEFIHSSDENLKFWNSILEDLVLQQLEREKDLLTSLPRERFERVLKRSPKLFQEIPNKYIANYLRMSPETLSRLKKS
- a CDS encoding DinB family protein, translating into MKISTSQLLNELRTMTQDHMQYAEKLLGQPDEKLNSRVSNDSWSILECLEHLNRYGNFYIPEINKRISSSQTSSTPVFETGNLGNYFAKSMLPKEKMNKMKTFKNMDPINSQLDKNVVKEFIKQQNQLIELLQRADQINLNKVKTSISISKSIKLRLGDTFRFVIYHNKRHLQQAERVLINL
- a CDS encoding DUF2911 domain-containing protein, with translation MKKLVLALCISASALSFAQDYSVPAASPRQKVEQQFSMSKISIDYGRPGVKGRKIFGELVPYGQVWRAGANSSTKITFGQSVNFGGKMVPAGTYGLFIVPTEKEWKVILNKDFQQWGAYTYDPKQDVVDVTVPVNKLADKQEWFEITLNPTDENSGNLVIKWDTAQAEVALKPAKPDAVIKISDKLKEIKKIESDAAKTKS
- a CDS encoding GNAT family N-acetyltransferase: MKFSIQTVLENQEYQLIPLQQGDFESLYEVASDPKVWEQHPNPDRYKREVFESFFKGAMESEGAFKIIEKSSGDVLGSTRFYNFDEEENRIFIGYTFYGIKSWGKGINPQIKKIMLDYIFQFVDKVHFHIGKENFRSQTALQRIGGKKIAEEEVAYFAEPTRTNFVYEIKKEDHYEKV
- a CDS encoding cupin domain-containing protein, yielding MKKYKIQKSPFVVPTTDGKLIEEHWGNSTGNSNISIAHMVAPPNWSEPHQTPEFDEFTLIISGKKQFEIDGEIIILEKGQSILIEKGARVRYSNPFSEPCDYIAICLPACSMDLVNREE
- a CDS encoding PEGA domain-containing protein — encoded protein: MKNKLSIVLWLGITLSTTSCATIFTGTKDSISFTSTPEGAKVFHKGVEKCVTPCTAEISRGLSKQTVTFEKEGFADKEVKLTKTFNPVTLVNILLGGAIGVGIDAATGSLTKYSPKAYTVELEAK
- a CDS encoding dienelactone hydrolase family protein, producing MIRTILLTACIMTTGTLFSQKLKPIAYQDGSQKLNGLVTSNAGKKLPGVLILPAWKGIDDEAKTAAAELEKQGYIAFIADIYGEGNIPTDNASAGKTAGYYKQNYDAYQKRISLALEQLKKNGAVSNKIAVIGYCFGGTGALESARGSLPVVGVVSIHGSIGKDQTRKNGPISTKILVENPADDQGVTPEDYNNLIKEMNEGNADWQIITYAHSKHTFTDPKSPDYNEVMAKRAWNYTLMFLKEILK
- a CDS encoding HAD family phosphatase is translated as MEIKNIIFDFGGVLVDWNPRYFFKDYFNDDEKMEYFLEHIAQSEWNEEQDRGRLLSEGTDIQVKKFPEWEKELRAYYDNWTIMLKSDIPENVEVLRRLENTDYHLFGLTNWSEETFPYALENYDFFQIFDGKIVVSGTEKLIKPDPKIWHVLMDRYDINASESVFIDDNPKNIEMAHSLGFSTIKVNPDTNLEQELAILGVKF